The following proteins come from a genomic window of Leptospira andrefontaineae:
- a CDS encoding AAA family ATPase, producing the protein MKPEDLTTAPLRNSGNILDFTQAKNLLYSELKGLGVKDSELPAFLPDKKDLRIEFPIPGADKAQLLDCLQIVRNHIENLRIHTFEPGYVCLQALNENLFETKNILDNAKFRFYAGRNQSKIEITKKGDFHREEIFSAIDLFKYLRLAKQESVQNPKELLLRLGIDVFDPIEAKKKGDWMTFETIAGYEDVKRQILESIILPLKSPETLEELSKLTRKFPGRTKPRAILLEGEPGVGKTTMAKVISCMTEIPLIYVPVESILSKYYGESAQNMAYVFDVASLFPSCLLFLDEIDSLAGSRDDGLFEATRNILSVLLRKLDGFEGGQKSITLGATNRKQDLDKALVSRFDRSVFFPLPNEKEKAAILGNYAKHLQDSERLTISQRLGSYSGRDLRDFCDFVERRWAANLIEKGLKPTPPPYELYLETSSKSGK; encoded by the coding sequence ATGAAACCTGAAGATTTGACCACTGCGCCCCTACGAAATTCCGGAAATATTCTGGATTTTACCCAGGCCAAAAACCTGCTTTATTCGGAACTAAAAGGTCTAGGGGTCAAGGACTCCGAACTTCCTGCGTTTTTACCGGATAAAAAAGATCTCAGGATAGAATTTCCCATCCCAGGTGCAGACAAAGCACAATTACTGGATTGTCTCCAGATCGTTCGAAACCATATAGAAAATCTGAGGATCCATACGTTCGAACCTGGATATGTTTGCCTCCAAGCGTTGAATGAGAATTTATTCGAGACCAAAAATATTCTAGACAATGCAAAGTTCAGATTCTATGCGGGAAGGAACCAAAGCAAAATAGAGATCACTAAAAAAGGAGATTTCCACAGAGAGGAAATTTTTTCTGCAATTGATCTATTCAAATATCTCAGACTTGCCAAACAAGAGTCTGTCCAGAATCCAAAGGAACTTCTACTCAGATTAGGAATCGATGTATTCGATCCAATAGAAGCAAAGAAGAAGGGAGATTGGATGACATTCGAGACCATCGCCGGTTACGAAGATGTCAAAAGACAAATATTAGAATCCATTATACTTCCTCTTAAATCTCCGGAAACCCTCGAGGAACTTTCTAAACTCACCCGTAAATTTCCAGGAAGAACGAAACCAAGAGCGATCCTTTTAGAAGGAGAACCAGGAGTCGGAAAAACCACCATGGCAAAGGTGATTTCCTGTATGACAGAGATCCCTCTTATCTATGTGCCGGTGGAATCTATTTTAAGTAAATATTATGGGGAAAGCGCCCAGAACATGGCTTATGTCTTCGATGTTGCTTCCCTATTCCCTTCTTGTCTTTTATTCTTAGATGAAATAGATTCCTTGGCCGGATCCAGGGATGACGGCCTATTTGAGGCAACCCGTAACATTCTATCCGTATTATTACGAAAACTGGATGGTTTCGAAGGGGGACAAAAATCAATCACCCTGGGTGCCACAAACAGAAAACAGGACCTGGACAAGGCTTTGGTTTCTAGATTTGACAGATCCGTATTCTTCCCCTTACCGAACGAAAAAGAAAAAGCTGCGATATTAGGAAATTATGCTAAACATTTACAGGATTCCGAGCGTTTAACAATTTCACAACGATTAGGATCGTATTCTGGCCGGGATTTAAGGGATTTCTGCGATTTTGTAGAAAGGAGATGGGCTGCCAACCTGATCGAAAAAGGATTGAAACCGACTCCTCCCCCCTATGAACTGTATCTGGAAACGAGTTCAAAATCAGGAAAATAA
- the fliN gene encoding flagellar motor switch protein FliN, with protein MGEGSLSQDDIDALLTGSSPGGGGGGSADFNLSGELDSLLGDSGGGAGASTSPASGGAPSFADIAAALGPSSTPAPPKASARSSSVSSNTANLNLLLDVNVALTVELGRTNMYIKDVLGLNEGAVVELDNAVGEDLDILANGKLVGKGKLVLLDDYYGIRITEIVDPSRRML; from the coding sequence ATGGGTGAAGGCTCCCTTTCACAAGACGATATAGACGCATTACTAACCGGGTCCAGTCCGGGAGGTGGGGGCGGTGGCTCAGCTGATTTTAACCTGAGCGGAGAATTGGATTCCCTATTAGGAGATTCTGGTGGCGGAGCTGGCGCTTCTACTTCTCCAGCATCCGGAGGAGCTCCATCTTTCGCGGATATTGCTGCGGCTTTGGGACCTTCTTCTACACCGGCTCCCCCAAAAGCAAGTGCTCGTTCTAGTTCCGTTTCTTCCAATACAGCAAACTTAAATCTACTATTAGATGTTAATGTGGCGCTTACTGTGGAATTGGGTAGGACCAATATGTACATTAAAGATGTCCTAGGTTTGAACGAGGGTGCCGTTGTGGAACTAGACAATGCAGTCGGAGAAGACTTAGATATTTTAGCAAACGGCAAACTGGTTGGAAAGGGAAAACTGGTTTTATTGGATGATTATTACGGCATTCGAATTACCGAGATAGTAGATCCATCTAGAAGAATGCTCTAG
- a CDS encoding SPFH domain-containing protein: MFVSVFLWIFWLGFLLYLAYKLYRSLRIVSAQECIIVERLGKYSRTLHAGFHILIPFIDYDAYYHTLKEQAIDVPPQTCITKDNVKVEMDGILYLRVLDPQKASYGIEDYRFAVTQLVQTTMRAIIGTMDLDTTFETREVINSKILEVLDQAGEPWGVRVNRYEIVNIAPPKSIIEAMEREKKAQITKKAQISLSEGDRDSRINRSLGIKEEAINKSEGEKQKRINEAEGQAAEIEFIATATAKGIELLASSIKTKGGKEAVKLRIAQRFIKEVEKLGQDRTELVLPLNLSNFKSVMKSVLGSEDKKA, encoded by the coding sequence ATGTTTGTTTCAGTATTTTTATGGATATTTTGGCTCGGGTTTTTACTTTACCTTGCCTATAAACTGTATCGTTCTTTGAGAATTGTTTCTGCTCAAGAATGTATCATCGTAGAGAGACTCGGAAAATACAGCAGAACCCTTCATGCGGGGTTTCATATTCTAATCCCTTTTATAGATTATGATGCATACTATCATACTTTAAAAGAGCAAGCGATAGATGTTCCTCCCCAAACTTGTATCACAAAAGACAACGTTAAAGTGGAGATGGACGGGATTCTTTATTTGAGAGTACTCGATCCTCAAAAAGCAAGTTACGGGATAGAAGATTATAGATTTGCAGTGACTCAGCTTGTACAAACTACAATGAGAGCTATCATTGGAACCATGGATCTGGATACAACTTTCGAAACCAGAGAAGTGATCAATAGTAAGATCCTAGAAGTTCTAGACCAAGCAGGAGAACCTTGGGGTGTTCGCGTAAATCGTTATGAGATCGTAAACATTGCTCCTCCTAAATCTATTATAGAAGCAATGGAAAGGGAGAAAAAAGCACAGATTACCAAGAAGGCGCAGATCTCTCTGTCAGAAGGAGATAGAGATTCTAGGATCAACCGCTCCTTAGGTATTAAAGAAGAAGCGATCAATAAATCCGAGGGTGAAAAACAAAAAAGGATCAATGAGGCGGAAGGACAAGCTGCTGAAATTGAATTCATTGCAACTGCTACCGCAAAAGGTATTGAATTACTTGCTTCTTCCATCAAAACAAAAGGCGGAAAAGAGGCGGTAAAACTTAGGATCGCTCAGAGATTTATTAAAGAGGTAGAAAAATTAGGACAGGATAGAACAGAGCTTGTTCTTCCGTTAAACCTATCTAATTTTAAATCTGTGATGAAGTCAGTTCTCGGAAGCGAGGACAAAAAGGCTTAA
- a CDS encoding stomatin-like protein: protein MDPFLFFTLIVIAVIYLIMKTCIVVPQTYSFVVERLGVFRGAFGAGFHFLIPIIDQIRYKQLLKEIAIDIPPQTCITKDNVSILVDGILYIRVMDAYKASYEIENFRNATIQLAQTTLRSEIGKLVLDHTFSERDDINANVVRALDEATDPWGIKVTRYEIKNISPPKEILHEMEEQVKAERVKRAEITISEGEKASRINRSMGERQEAINLSEGEKIKKVNEAEGKAKEIEFIAKAKAKGIQQIAEATGNEGGSEAVNLQITEDYLSGLGIILEKAKTTVLPTEMANVVGFFEGISKVTNKFPGLDSEKE from the coding sequence ATGGACCCATTTCTATTTTTTACGCTGATCGTTATAGCGGTAATCTACCTCATTATGAAAACCTGTATTGTCGTTCCCCAAACGTACAGTTTTGTAGTGGAAAGGCTGGGAGTGTTCCGTGGAGCATTTGGTGCGGGCTTTCATTTTCTCATTCCGATCATAGACCAGATCAGATACAAACAGCTCTTAAAGGAAATCGCTATCGATATTCCTCCTCAGACTTGTATTACCAAGGATAACGTCTCCATTTTGGTGGATGGTATTCTGTATATAAGGGTCATGGATGCTTATAAAGCTTCTTATGAGATCGAGAATTTTAGAAACGCAACGATCCAGCTAGCCCAAACCACTCTTCGTTCCGAGATTGGTAAATTGGTATTGGACCATACATTCTCCGAAAGAGACGATATCAATGCAAACGTGGTCCGTGCATTAGATGAGGCAACAGATCCTTGGGGAATCAAGGTAACTCGTTACGAGATCAAAAACATTTCTCCACCTAAAGAGATCCTTCATGAGATGGAAGAACAAGTAAAAGCAGAACGAGTAAAACGTGCTGAGATCACCATATCAGAGGGAGAAAAAGCATCTAGGATCAATCGCTCTATGGGAGAAAGACAAGAAGCAATCAATCTTTCCGAAGGTGAAAAGATCAAGAAGGTAAACGAGGCAGAAGGTAAAGCTAAGGAGATTGAATTCATTGCAAAAGCAAAAGCAAAAGGGATCCAACAGATCGCGGAAGCCACCGGGAATGAAGGCGGATCAGAAGCAGTCAACCTTCAGATCACAGAAGATTATCTCTCAGGCCTAGGTATCATTTTAGAAAAAGCTAAAACCACAGTTCTTCCTACGGAAATGGCAAACGTAGTCGGTTTCTTTGAAGGAATCTCCAAAGTGACCAACAAATTCCCAGGACTGGATTCAGAGAAGGAGTAA
- a CDS encoding NfeD family protein, whose translation MDFLQDGHNLSYLWIASGIILMVAELFVPGTFVFFLGLSATIVGSISYFYESGFWTQAIVWAALSGILIWIGGSFLRKFFPSSSEKVALNPEEGPGRIVLVSKDILVERKGGRVVFQGTEWDAISKSKRIPAGKRARILERENLTFVVEPIELPEI comes from the coding sequence ATGGACTTTTTACAAGACGGACATAACCTCTCTTATCTTTGGATCGCGTCCGGGATCATACTCATGGTGGCGGAACTTTTTGTCCCTGGAACCTTTGTATTCTTTTTAGGACTTTCCGCGACGATTGTAGGAAGTATTTCCTATTTTTATGAAAGTGGATTTTGGACCCAAGCAATCGTCTGGGCGGCACTTTCAGGAATTCTAATCTGGATAGGAGGAAGTTTCCTTAGGAAATTTTTTCCTTCTTCTTCTGAAAAAGTAGCTCTCAATCCGGAAGAAGGTCCAGGAAGGATCGTGTTAGTTTCCAAAGATATTCTTGTAGAAAGGAAAGGTGGAAGGGTCGTATTCCAGGGAACCGAATGGGATGCGATCAGTAAATCCAAACGTATTCCTGCAGGAAAAAGAGCCAGGATCTTAGAGAGAGAAAACCTTACATTCGTTGTGGAGCCGATAGAGCTTCCGGAAATATAA
- a CDS encoding heme-binding domain-containing protein: MRKIWIRLGIGLLAIFLALQLIPVQPPLGKNANEIKTEERVKKIFRKSCYDCHSDLVQWPWYSKVFPVSLYISHHIEEGREELNFSEWESLKPEKKADLAEEILEEVEEGHMPPKDYIFLHSNSKLDQEEIEILRDWLQTFAENQ, from the coding sequence ATGAGAAAAATTTGGATTCGTCTTGGAATCGGACTACTAGCCATATTCCTTGCTCTTCAGTTAATCCCCGTCCAACCTCCGTTGGGAAAGAATGCTAATGAAATCAAAACGGAAGAACGCGTCAAAAAGATTTTTCGAAAGTCTTGTTATGACTGCCATTCGGATCTAGTTCAATGGCCTTGGTATTCTAAGGTTTTTCCGGTTTCTTTGTATATCTCTCATCATATAGAAGAAGGCCGTGAAGAATTGAATTTTTCGGAATGGGAAAGTTTAAAACCGGAAAAAAAGGCAGATCTGGCTGAAGAAATATTAGAAGAAGTCGAAGAAGGTCATATGCCTCCCAAGGATTATATTTTCTTACATTCAAACTCTAAACTGGATCAGGAAGAGATAGAGATCTTAAGAGACTGGCTCCAAACTTTTGCGGAAAATCAATAA
- the argH gene encoding argininosuccinate lyase: protein MNTPEDKNSKLWGGRFKEKASSIMERIGESISFDQKLYKEDLEGSRAHARMLAKMGILNSTELKDILDGLNQVEEEIESGNFKFSSELEDIHMHVESRLTELKGEVGKKLHTARSRNDQVSQDTRLYVRNRIQEILVRLDSLREALLEQSSKNIDTIIPGYTHLQVAQPIRASHFLLAYFWMFTRDLEFFEFAQKTANILVLGSGAMAGVNYQNDREFLASELKVDSISPNSMDAVASRDHLLQFLSAAVQTMLHASRFCEDIIIYSSQEFGLVKLPDSLTTGSSIMPQKKNPDIAELIRGKSARVAGNLNHLIGLLKGLPLTYNRDLQEDKLAVFDAVETVLLSLEGLEAMVSEMQFRPERGERSLKEGFATATDLADFLVGEKKVPFRTAHELVGKLVSECVERKENLFTISEEVRKGISPYFTGEEYSKAVSLELSTDKKSSYGGTSRTRQLEQLGLAKQSIKSIQRNTK, encoded by the coding sequence ATGAACACACCTGAGGACAAGAATTCTAAACTTTGGGGAGGAAGATTTAAAGAAAAAGCTTCTTCCATAATGGAAAGGATAGGAGAATCCATTTCCTTCGACCAAAAATTATACAAGGAAGATCTAGAAGGAAGTAGGGCTCATGCCAGGATGCTTGCAAAGATGGGCATCTTAAATTCCACGGAATTAAAAGACATACTAGATGGATTAAATCAGGTAGAAGAAGAAATAGAATCCGGAAATTTTAAATTCAGTTCTGAGTTGGAAGATATTCACATGCATGTGGAATCCAGACTTACAGAATTGAAAGGAGAAGTAGGGAAAAAATTACATACTGCAAGATCTAGGAATGATCAAGTATCCCAAGATACAAGGCTTTATGTAAGAAATCGTATCCAAGAAATTCTAGTTCGTTTGGATTCTTTGAGAGAAGCTCTTCTCGAACAGTCTTCTAAAAATATAGATACGATCATTCCTGGTTACACACATTTACAAGTTGCACAACCGATCAGAGCCTCTCATTTTTTATTGGCTTATTTTTGGATGTTCACCCGCGACCTTGAGTTTTTCGAATTTGCTCAGAAGACTGCAAACATTCTAGTTTTAGGCTCCGGTGCGATGGCAGGAGTGAATTACCAAAACGATAGGGAGTTTTTAGCCTCTGAATTAAAGGTAGATTCAATTTCTCCAAATAGTATGGATGCGGTTGCAAGCAGGGATCATCTTTTGCAATTTTTATCTGCAGCGGTCCAAACCATGCTACATGCTTCACGCTTTTGTGAGGATATAATCATCTATTCTTCCCAGGAGTTCGGTCTCGTAAAACTGCCCGATTCACTCACTACCGGATCTTCTATCATGCCCCAGAAAAAGAATCCGGATATCGCAGAACTGATCCGCGGAAAATCCGCGAGGGTGGCTGGTAATCTAAATCATTTAATCGGTCTCTTAAAGGGATTGCCTCTTACATACAATCGTGATTTACAAGAAGACAAGTTAGCTGTTTTTGATGCTGTGGAAACTGTTCTATTAAGTCTGGAAGGTTTAGAAGCAATGGTTTCAGAAATGCAATTCAGACCGGAAAGAGGAGAAAGATCCTTGAAGGAAGGTTTTGCCACTGCTACAGATTTGGCCGACTTCCTAGTGGGAGAGAAAAAAGTCCCATTCAGAACGGCTCACGAACTTGTAGGAAAACTCGTCTCCGAATGTGTGGAAAGAAAAGAGAATTTATTCACGATCTCAGAAGAGGTCCGAAAAGGAATTTCTCCTTATTTTACGGGAGAAGAATATTCCAAGGCTGTAAGTCTGGAACTTTCTACGGACAAAAAATCTAGTTATGGTGGAACTTCCAGGACTAGACAGTTGGAACAATTAGGACTCGCGAAACAATCTATCAAATCAATCCAAAGGAATACGAAATGA
- a CDS encoding peptidylprolyl isomerase, with product MNYLNVKSKSKIGIVGSLAWFTILLFSFACKANPYAEQRYVPEAYSPVEVVVKKEEKPRVALPEKPAIYALIESTQGNMLFELYDKDASKTVQNFIDLAQGEKEFTLRNGQPQKRPFYDGLTFHRVIEGFMIQGGCPYGDGSGTPGYRFADEINAASLGLDQAKIGQSQYYTGYLYRYIGGELGIRSQREADERREELESNLEKAKNLSVMEILYRLGYRYNNVVKSKKAIKGALAMANAGPNTNGSQFFINQVDTPHLDGLHTVFGQIVQGADVVDKIIASGNGKTTIRKVSIYDKRAK from the coding sequence ATGAATTATCTGAATGTAAAATCTAAATCTAAGATCGGAATTGTCGGATCTTTAGCATGGTTTACGATTTTATTATTTTCTTTTGCCTGTAAGGCAAATCCATATGCGGAACAAAGATATGTTCCGGAAGCATATAGCCCTGTCGAGGTTGTAGTAAAAAAAGAAGAAAAACCTCGTGTGGCTCTTCCTGAAAAACCCGCTATTTATGCTCTGATAGAAAGTACCCAAGGAAATATGCTTTTCGAACTTTATGATAAGGATGCTTCGAAAACAGTCCAAAACTTTATCGATCTTGCACAAGGAGAGAAAGAATTTACTCTGCGTAACGGCCAACCTCAGAAAAGACCATTTTATGATGGATTAACCTTTCACAGAGTGATCGAAGGTTTTATGATCCAAGGGGGATGTCCTTACGGAGATGGATCTGGAACTCCTGGATACAGATTTGCTGACGAGATCAATGCTGCAAGCCTAGGCTTAGACCAAGCTAAAATAGGACAGTCACAATATTATACCGGTTACCTTTACAGATACATAGGCGGTGAACTTGGAATTCGTAGCCAAAGAGAAGCAGACGAAAGAAGAGAAGAGCTTGAAAGCAATTTAGAGAAGGCCAAAAATCTTTCGGTTATGGAGATCCTATATAGATTAGGATATCGTTATAATAATGTTGTGAAAAGTAAAAAGGCAATCAAAGGAGCATTGGCAATGGCGAATGCCGGGCCAAACACAAACGGTTCTCAATTTTTTATCAACCAAGTAGATACTCCTCATTTGGATGGATTGCATACTGTATTTGGACAGATCGTACAGGGTGCAGATGTAGTGGATAAGATCATCGCTTCCGGAAACGGTAAAACTACCATTCGCAAAGTGTCCATCTACGATAAGAGGGCAAAATAA
- the fliM gene encoding flagellar motor switch protein FliM, whose translation MTEILSQDEIDALLNAISSGEVAEDEYSSVGEQKKVKIYDFKRPDKFSKDQIRTLQMMHETFARLATTGLSAQLRALVHVHVAAVDQLTYEEFIRSIPNPTTLAVINMDPLRGSAILEIDPSISFTIIDRLFGGKGETAKISRELSEIEMSVMEGIIVRILGNMREAWSTVIDLRPRLGNIETNPQFAQVVPPNDMVVLINLETKIGEVEGLTNLCIPYITIEPIINKLSAQYWYSSIRKGELDENRAIIQERLDQVQIPVIAEVGSVDISILDFMNLTVGDVVKLENTTTRSDMLVKVGERKKFKCLPGRVGNRLAIQIGDRVEDIPDELLGSTRSEQEY comes from the coding sequence ATGACCGAGATATTATCCCAAGACGAGATAGACGCATTATTAAACGCGATCTCCAGTGGAGAAGTGGCGGAGGATGAGTATTCTTCCGTTGGGGAGCAGAAGAAGGTCAAAATTTACGACTTCAAACGTCCCGACAAATTTTCTAAAGACCAGATCCGTACTCTACAGATGATGCACGAGACCTTCGCTCGTTTGGCAACTACTGGACTTTCTGCTCAGCTTCGAGCTCTCGTTCACGTTCACGTTGCTGCGGTGGATCAGTTAACATACGAAGAATTTATTCGTTCTATTCCAAACCCAACCACACTTGCTGTGATTAACATGGACCCACTTAGGGGTTCCGCAATTTTAGAAATAGATCCTTCTATTTCATTTACGATCATTGACCGTTTATTCGGTGGTAAGGGAGAAACTGCAAAAATCTCTCGAGAACTTTCAGAGATCGAGATGAGCGTAATGGAAGGGATTATCGTTCGTATCTTGGGAAACATGAGAGAAGCCTGGTCAACTGTGATCGACCTTAGACCTCGTCTTGGTAACATCGAAACAAACCCTCAGTTCGCTCAGGTTGTACCTCCGAATGACATGGTGGTTTTGATCAACTTGGAGACTAAGATTGGTGAGGTAGAGGGATTGACCAACCTTTGTATCCCGTACATCACGATTGAGCCTATCATCAACAAACTTTCCGCTCAGTACTGGTATTCCTCCATTCGTAAAGGTGAGTTGGATGAGAACAGAGCAATCATCCAGGAACGTTTGGATCAGGTGCAAATTCCTGTGATCGCAGAAGTAGGTTCGGTAGATATTTCTATTTTGGATTTTATGAACTTAACGGTGGGTGATGTTGTAAAATTAGAAAACACAACTACCAGATCGGATATGCTTGTAAAAGTAGGAGAACGTAAGAAATTCAAATGTCTACCGGGACGTGTTGGAAATAGGTTAGCCATCCAGATCGGAGATAGGGTAGAAGATATTCCGGACGAATTACTTGGTTCCACTAGATCAGAACAAGAATATTGA
- a CDS encoding ferredoxin translates to MTKIAYVDKDNCTSCNQCADNLPKYFQMDDNDTSETHIGGENVNQAQIPEEDWKTVQKEMDECPGECIHWRK, encoded by the coding sequence ATGACCAAAATAGCCTACGTAGATAAGGACAACTGTACTTCTTGCAACCAGTGTGCAGACAATCTACCTAAGTACTTTCAAATGGACGATAACGATACTTCCGAGACTCATATCGGAGGAGAGAATGTTAACCAAGCTCAGATCCCTGAGGAAGATTGGAAAACAGTTCAGAAGGAAATGGATGAATGTCCCGGTGAATGTATTCACTGGAGAAAGTAA
- the lsa33 gene encoding surface adhesin Lsa33 — translation MKRIAITFFLALSIIIVDCKKAREDLQGGVITFTKGTVKIFDKAGKEKAVSVDTFLLPEDKIETGKDSYADLQLTEGVLVRIKENTSLTLNKIFIDSANGETFADMGLTKGKIFTKVANKLTKTSKFTVSTPTVVASVRGTEFIVEETGKGTSTRVSDGSVEVADADNPESQAIADAGENVSSNGDTFKEQPLTEDETQELKEDSATIQSITEEQRARIQEILKDFQENKARILQGLEEQKQRNRELIEGAKEENRKLLEEAKSAGKEEKEAIQKAGKEEKEKVKSSMDDAKKELENQRKSLKDQAAPK, via the coding sequence ATGAAACGGATTGCCATAACCTTCTTTTTGGCCCTAAGCATTATAATTGTAGATTGTAAGAAAGCCAGAGAAGATCTCCAAGGTGGAGTGATCACATTCACCAAGGGAACAGTAAAAATATTTGATAAGGCCGGGAAAGAAAAAGCGGTTTCTGTGGATACTTTCCTTTTACCGGAAGATAAGATAGAAACCGGAAAAGATTCTTATGCAGACCTTCAATTGACTGAAGGAGTTCTTGTAAGGATCAAAGAAAATACAAGTCTCACTCTGAATAAAATTTTTATCGATTCTGCAAATGGAGAAACCTTCGCGGATATGGGGCTTACCAAAGGGAAAATTTTTACCAAGGTCGCAAACAAGCTGACGAAAACTTCCAAGTTCACAGTTTCCACTCCAACAGTCGTTGCTTCTGTTAGAGGAACTGAGTTCATTGTAGAAGAGACTGGTAAAGGAACAAGCACTAGAGTTTCTGACGGATCGGTCGAAGTTGCAGATGCGGATAATCCAGAAAGCCAAGCTATTGCCGACGCGGGTGAAAATGTTAGCTCTAATGGGGATACATTCAAAGAACAACCCTTAACAGAGGATGAAACCCAAGAGTTAAAAGAAGATTCCGCTACCATCCAATCTATTACGGAAGAACAAAGAGCACGTATCCAAGAGATCCTGAAAGATTTCCAAGAGAATAAGGCTCGTATCCTTCAAGGTTTGGAAGAGCAAAAACAAAGAAATAGAGAATTGATCGAAGGCGCAAAAGAAGAAAATCGTAAACTTCTTGAAGAGGCTAAAAGTGCCGGAAAAGAAGAAAAAGAAGCCATCCAAAAGGCAGGCAAAGAAGAGAAAGAAAAAGTAAAATCTTCTATGGATGATGCCAAGAAGGAATTGGAAAACCAGCGTAAGTCTTTAAAAGACCAAGCAGCTCCTAAATAA
- a CDS encoding SemiSWEET transporter, which yields MDPISLLGFIACTLTTLAFLPQLIKVILEKRTRDISRNMYLVLSVGVFFWLCYGVLKNDFPIILANAFTLLFTTTILWYKLRSKEEE from the coding sequence ATGGATCCGATCTCTTTACTTGGATTTATCGCTTGTACTCTGACTACTCTGGCATTTCTTCCCCAGCTCATCAAAGTGATCCTGGAAAAAAGGACCAGAGATATTTCCAGGAACATGTATCTTGTTCTTTCAGTGGGAGTGTTTTTCTGGCTTTGTTACGGCGTTCTGAAAAATGATTTTCCGATCATTCTTGCAAACGCTTTCACCTTACTTTTTACCACCACAATTCTCTGGTACAAACTCCGTTCCAAAGAAGAAGAATAA
- the queF gene encoding preQ(1) synthase, which yields MSHQQESIGISAYEGRQDHIPSLKLPEIESFANVYEGKDYTIDFTIPEFTAVCPKTGLPDFGVIEISYIPKAKCIELKSLKEYILAYRNLGIFHENVVNHILEDLIQSVDPKYIKVKGDYNLRGGIKTIVTREYTSK from the coding sequence ATGAGCCATCAACAAGAGTCGATAGGAATTTCCGCTTATGAGGGAAGACAGGACCATATCCCCAGTCTGAAACTTCCCGAGATAGAATCTTTCGCCAATGTGTACGAAGGTAAAGATTACACAATCGATTTTACCATTCCAGAATTCACTGCGGTTTGTCCTAAGACCGGTCTGCCGGATTTTGGGGTGATAGAGATCAGCTATATACCAAAGGCAAAATGTATAGAGTTAAAATCCTTGAAAGAATATATTCTCGCCTACAGAAATCTTGGGATCTTTCATGAGAATGTGGTAAATCATATCTTAGAAGATCTGATCCAATCTGTAGATCCAAAATATATCAAAGTCAAGGGTGATTATAACCTAAGAGGTGGGATTAAGACAATAGTCACAAGAGAGTACACAAGCAAATGA